In one window of Brassica oleracea var. oleracea cultivar TO1000 unplaced genomic scaffold, BOL UnpScaffold08469, whole genome shotgun sequence DNA:
- the LOC106322164 gene encoding uncharacterized protein LOC106322164, giving the protein MDKSWVWLPRASNDYEKGATDFVNKSALRLGNPLQISCPCVDCRNMCHQNLNTVVEHLVIRGMDKKYKRNDCWSVHGEIRKTQTDEFESVDHLEAYELFRTAFSVAEDNPQTGEQPEVFK; this is encoded by the exons ATGGACAAGTCCTGGGTTTGGCTTCCAAG GGCCAGCAATGATTATGAAAAGGGGGCAACTGATTTCGTGAATAAGTCAGCGTTGAGGTTGGGTAATCCTCTTCAAATCTCATGTCCCTGTGTCGACTGTCGGAACATGTGTCACCAAAATCTCAACACAGTCGTGGAGCATTTAGTCATAAGGGGGATGGATAAGAAGTACAAGAGGAATGATTGTTGGAGCGTTCATGGAGAGATAAGAAAGACGCAGACAGATGAGTTTGAAAGTGTTGACCACTTAGAAGCATACGAGTTGTTTAGAACTGCATTCTCTGTTGCTGAAGACAATCCACAAACCGGAGAGCAACCAGAAGTATTTAAAG